From Slackia heliotrinireducens DSM 20476:
CGTCCAGGATCTCGTCCACGTCGCGCGCCATGACGGGAGTTACCAGCATGCGCTCGTGACCTTGGCAAAGCGCCGTTCCCAAACGTGCGGCGCAGGCTGAAAACGACGTGACGCCGGGGATGATGACGGCATCGTAGCCGCGATCCTGCATGATTTCGTGGATGTATATATAGGTAGAATACACGCCGATGTCGCCCAGGCAGAGGTACGCCACCGACTTGCCCGCGTCCAGCAGCTCGCACAGGTCGTCGGCGATGCGCTCGTAGGCAGCCATGGCTTCCGCATGGTCGTGGGTCATGGGCGTGGAGCAGTCGAGGAGCTCCTTGCCTTCCAGGTATTCAGCCGCGATGGTGTAAGCTGTCTGGCGTTTGTGGCCGATATTGGGAACGGCGACCACGTCGCACTCGCGGA
This genomic window contains:
- the cobI gene encoding precorrin-2 C(20)-methyltransferase: MKGKLFGVSVGPGDPELMTVKAIRTIRECDVVAVPNIGHKRQTAYTIAAEYLEGKELLDCSTPMTHDHAEAMAAYERIADDLCELLDAGKSVAYLCLGDIGVYSTYIYIHEIMQDRGYDAVIIPGVTSFSACAARLGTALCQGHERMLVTPVMARDVDEILDVPANKVFMKSGKRLFELRDKLAERGMLDRASMVSNCGLSDEKVFEHLADMGDTGDYFSVVIVKEA